The following nucleotide sequence is from Flavobacterium sp. N1736.
AAATTAAAAGTTAAAAGTGAAATGTATTAATGAAATCTGCAAATCTGCGTGAAACAAATTTTTCAGTCCTTTGTTAACTGAGACTGAGACTAAAAACTGAAACTTTAGGAAGATAGACGACTCAGCGTTTCGCGAGATACGCCAAGATAAGAGGCAATTAAGCTTTTTGGAACGCGCTGAAAAAGTAAAGGATATTGTTTTAAAAGCTGTTCGTAGCGTTCTTTAGAATTTGAAGTCTGCCAGGAAATAATACGGCGCTGCGATCCCAGAAAACCAAATGTGGCTTTCTCAAGAAAAAAGCGTTCCATTTTTTGCAAACCGTCGCAAAGCTTTTTATAATCTTCAAGCGTACAGCAAAGAACTTCAGTATCTTCCAGACATTCGAGTGATAATGTGGCTTCGGTTTGTGTGAAAAACGCATAATAATCGCTTTCCCACCAATCTTCCATGGCAAAAGAAACAATGTGCTGTTTGGCAGAATTATCAGTATAAACAAGCTTTAAAAGTCCCGAAATAACAAAATAAAAATACTTTACCGGATCGCCTGCCTGAATAAGAAATTGGTGTTTCTTAAACTTTTTAGTCGTAAAATGAGACGCTACAAACGCAAACTCATCATCCGTAAGCGGAATTACTTTTTCGATATGTTCTCTAAGATTTGCCTGCATAAGTAGGGGCAAAGTTATTGAAATTTTTTTTGTCATTTCGAACAAGAAATCACACGAGAAATTCCGTAAAGAGAATCGCCAATCTTTGCAGAGTTACGCATGTGATCCTTCCTCCGTCAGGATGACAAGATTGGCGATTATCTTTGTCT
It contains:
- a CDS encoding Crp/Fnr family transcriptional regulator, with protein sequence MQANLREHIEKVIPLTDDEFAFVASHFTTKKFKKHQFLIQAGDPVKYFYFVISGLLKLVYTDNSAKQHIVSFAMEDWWESDYYAFFTQTEATLSLECLEDTEVLCCTLEDYKKLCDGLQKMERFFLEKATFGFLGSQRRIISWQTSNSKERYEQLLKQYPLLFQRVPKSLIASYLGVSRETLSRLSS